The sequence below is a genomic window from Patescibacteria group bacterium.
GGTCCGTATTTAAAATAACGTCAGGTATATTTTTCCTAATGCCGTCCACGAGCTTATCCCGCAGTTTGGCGATTTTGGCATTATTTTTTTTAACTGTTTTTTCATCCAAAAGACTAATAGCCGCCCCTAAACCTACAATCCCGGGCACATTTAACGTGCCGCTGCGCAAATTTCTTTCATGATGTCCGCCTAATTGGATTGGCTTAAGCGGAACATCATTTTTAACGAATAAGGCGCCCACGCCTTTTGGCCCGTAAATTTTATGGCCGGACAAACTTAATAAATCAACATGAAGATATTTAGTATCGCCAGGCAAAAAATTAAGGGCTTGAGTCGCGTCCGTATGAAAATAAATCGGCTGCGGTTTTTCCCCCCTGTCCTTGGTTCTGGCTTTCTTCCATTCATTTAACTTATCTTTATTTATCTTTTCTATAATTTTCCCGATTTCCCTGACAGGTTGTATTGACCCGACTTCACTGTTAACATACATCACGGAAACCAAAACCGTGTTATCTTTTACGGTTTTCCTAAATTTTTCCAAATCCACCACGCCATTGGGTTTAACCGGTAAAAATGTCACTTCCACGCCCTCTTTTTCCATTTCTAAGCAAGGCTCTAGCACCGCGTCATGCTCAATCAGGGTTGTAATAACATGCGGATTTTTAATTCCCCTCAACTTCAAGGCCTTAATAACGCCCCGCAATGCCAGATTATCGGATTCGGTCGCTCCGGAAGTAAAAATTATTTCTCCCGGATCGCAATTTAAAAAATTCGCCACCTGCTCTCTGGCTTTATCAACTCCGGCAACCGCGGCCTGGCCAAAGCTATGGATTGAAGACGGATTGCCGAATTTCTCGTTAAAATACGGTGCCATTTCTTTTAGCGCCTTTTTGTCTATTGGCGTGGTAGCGCTATGGTCAAAATATATTGACATAAATTTACAATTTTCAATTTTCAATTTTCAATGAACGATAAATTTCGTAGTTTGAAAATTAATATATTAAAAATTGTTTGAAAATTGATAATTGGTAATTGAAAATTACGCGTTAATCACTTCCTTTACCTCCGGCACTTCTTTCTTTAGCTCCGCTTCAATTCCCTGCTTTAGAGTCATCTGCGCCATAGGGCAGTGCGCGCACATGCCGACTAATTGCACCTGAACGATGCCGGTTTCCGGATACCAGCCGATAAATTTAATATCTCCGCCATCAGCCTGCAGGCTCGGCCGGACTTTCTCTAAAGCTTTTTTAATCTTTTCTTCTAAATTATTCTTTATTTGTTTTTTTACCATATTATTTATTCTACAAATTACAAATCTTTCACAAATATACAAATATAACAAAAATGTTTAAAATAGTATTTGTGAATTTGTGAAATAATTTGTGGATTTGTAATTAATTATTATTTTTTAACTTTGAATATGCTCCCGTGCCCGGGAATCACAAAATCAGCCATTTCCAAAGCTTTTTTCCGGCTTTCGGCCAATTTAACGGGATCGGAAGCGTAGGGATCATTCTCCGGGTAATTTTCTTTCCAAAAAACATCTCCGCAAATCGCCACTGTCCCCTTTTCTGTTTTGACTAAAAAAGTTATGGAATTAGAATTATGCCCGGGTGTTTTTATAATTTTTATATCTGGGCTAAAATCTTCCTGCCAGTCATCGCATTTGTTTCCGTCCCAAATCCCAAAATATTCCAAAACTTTAGCGCGGGCAAACATGCCGGTATTGCGGTAATGGTCAAGGTGGGAATGGGTTAAAAATACAAAATCTATGTCGTCCGTAGTTAAACCATCTTCCCTTAATTTTTCCCTTAGGTCATCCTGATTCCTTAAAACTCCCGGGTCCACAACTATCGTTTTCCCGTTATCTCTTATCAAGCTAATGGTCGGGCAGGTTCTTTCTTCTCCCTTTGTCTCCACTTCTTCCGCCGAGGTATAACCTCTGATTAAAATTTTTGCTTCTGCCATATTCTTATTAATTTTAAATTTTAAATTTTAAATTTTTAAACAATTTTTAAATTTATAATTTTATCTAAATTCCATAGTTGTTGTCGCTCCCTTAGTGTATGTGCTAACTTGATTTTTAACTTTTCCATTAACTATTTGGCCAGTAGATATATTTGGGATATTTAATGATTCATCTTCATAAATACAATATCCGTTAGAAAGGCAAAGCCTATCGGATATGATTTTGGCAGCTTTTAATTCATTTAAATCAAATTTAATATTCCTGTTTTGAAAGAAGTTGATTGCGCCGAGTAGTATAGCGATTATATTTGGAATAATAATTGCCGTAATCGCAATTTTTTGATTTCTTGTCAAATTCATCGCTATTTTTATATTATTTTATTATTTTATTTTTATAATTCTTTATCGCTTCATGCAAAGCTTCAACCCCCAGCATTGAACAATGGATTTTTACAGGGGGTAGGCCGCCCAAATTTTTTACAATTTTATCTTTGGTGATTTTTAGCGCCTGGTCAATGGTTTTCCCTTTCACCATATCGGTCAAAGCCGAAGAAACCGCAATCGCGGCCGCGCAACCTAAAGTTTCAAACTTAATATCTTTTATCTTATTGTCTTTAACTTTTATATAAATCTTCATTACATCTCCGCAAGTTGGATTTCCGACTTTTCCAACCGCGTCCGCGTTCTTAATCACGCCCTGGTTATGGGGATTTTTAAAATGCTTTAGTACTTTTTTTGAATAAGACATATTATAAACCATGTTACGCGTTATGCGTTTCACGTTATAAAAAATTAATAAATGTAAACCGGCGTGCCGACCGGCGTCCAGTCATAAATAAACTTGGCCGGACCGACGCCTAGGCGGATACAACCATGGGAAACCGGCGTGCCTAAGTGGTCTTCGCCCTCCTTATAGCCGCTGGGCCAAACCGGCAATTCATGAATCCCGAATTTTCCGTATTGCATGCCCAGCCAATAGGGCATCCATAAGCCATAACTTGACCAGGCTTTAGGAAATTTATTATAAATCGTAAAATGGCCCTTTGGCGTCGGCATGCTCGCTTTGCCGGTGGAAACGGAAAAAGTCCCCATTCTTACCCCGCCCAAAAAATAACTTAAAGTCTGAACGCCAGTATTTATCTCTATCCTCTTTTCCAGCTTGGCTCCGTTACCAACCAGGGGGTCAAAACCGCCTCTTATCTCTTCTCCGTCCGAATAGCCGTCGCCGTCCGTGTCCGGATTTGCCAAATCTGTTCCGAAATTCAGTTCCATCCTGTCAGACAGGCCGTCTCCGTCATAATCATTGTCTTCCAGCTTGACCGGCTCCGGATTATGGGGAGAATAGCCCGCATTTAATTCCTCCCAATCGCTATAGCCATCGCCATCAGTATCGGGATTGAACGGATCTGTTTTATAAATCTCTATTTCATCTCTGTCAGGTACGCCGTCATTGTCAGAATCCGGCAAACTATTGGCTAACGCTGGAAAAAAACTAAAAAATAAAAAATAAAATACAAAAAATAAAGATAACCAAATGTTTATTTTCTTCCCCTTGCTTGTCCGCCAAAACCTCGGCACCGGCGGGATAAAAGAGGTTGGAGGGATTTTATTTCTCATAAAGCCTTCTCGTTATGCGTTATGCGTTATGCGTTATGCGTTATGCGTTATGCGACTAAATCGCTTAGCTTAATTCCTTTTAAAGTCTTTTTTAGAGATTCCTGAACTTTAGATAAAACCAGAGCCGCTCCGCATTTACAACCGATATTACAATAAATATTACCATCTTCAGCCAAACAATGGAATAAACTCATTTTACCCTCCAAGGATTTAATAATATCAAAAACCGTGATTTTACTTGCTGGCCGGCCCAGGCGGTAGCCGCCCTTAGAGCCTTTGCCAGCTTTAACCAAACCGCCCTTTTTCAAATCGGCAAATAATCTCTCCAAATAACTCAAAGAAATATTTTCCGCTTTGGCAATATTGGGCAGGGGCAAAGGTTTTTTGTCTTTATGGCCGGCCAATCTAATCATAGCCCTCAAGCCGTAAGTTGTCCGCGTAGAAAATTTCATACATTTTTGCCCCCTTTCGGTAAGGGGGTACTAAGGGGAATTTTGCCCTCCTTCAAAAGCCTGCCTGTCCGGTAGGCAGGGAGGGGTTGGGGAAGTTAAAAAAAAGTTATAACCCCCTTAATCCCCCTTTCGAAGGGGGACACGGATTGAACGAGGTATTTAATACACACTATTTTGGTAGGTATTTATAGTTTATCATAATTAAAAAGCCTGTCAACCCCTCCGGAAAACCGGCCCGGGCGTAAAGCTAGACCGCAACAAGCCGCGGGCGTATTTCCGGCGGGGAAAAACAAAAACCCCGCCCTTTGCGAAGGGCGGGGTTTTACCGCTTTATTTCAAATATTTTGCCTTATTTCCGATATGCTCTTCGTAAGTTTTGGAAAAAACCGTTTCGCCGGTATCCGGCCGGCTCAAAAAATAATTATAATTTGTATAAATCGGATAAATCGCGGCCCTGATCGCTTTCAAGCCGGGGTTGGAAATCGGCCCGGGCGGCAATCCCCTGTTCCGGTAGGTATTGTAAGGCGAATCTATTTTTGTGTCCTCGGCCGTATACTGGGGCTTGTTAACGCCCAAAATATAAGCCAAGGTCGCGCAGGATTCAAGCGCCTGCTTATTTTTTATCCTGTCCCAGAAAATTCCGGAAACAATTTTCATATCTTCTTCCCCGCGCACTTCTTTCTCCAGCAAAGACGCCATGGTTACAATTTCATAAATGGTTTTCCCTTGCCTGGCAATTTCATCCCGCATCTCCGACGTTAGTTTTTTGCCAAAATTATCAAGCATCTTCAAAACTATGTCGTCCAAGGCCGCGTCTTTGAAAATGCGGTAAGTATCCGGGAATAAATATCCCTCCAAGCTATAATAAACCGGCTTATCGGCCAAAAAATCAAATTGGGAAGAATAATTTTTTGGCGCCGGCATTTCCTTGTTATACCGATAATCAATTTTTGGGAAACCAACCAACTCCAAGAGTTCCTCGGACTGGAACATACCTTCTCTTTCAAAATACTGGGAAATTTCCCGAATATTCCAGCCCTCAATAATTTTTATGGTTCTTTCCTTGCTCATTCCCTGCCCGCCGGTCAAAATCCCCACAATTTTCTTTATGGAAAGGGACGGATTCAAAATATAATCGCCTGCCTGCAATTTTGCCCCCAGGCCATTCTTCCAAATATAAGCCTTGAAATAAAATTCCGACTTAATCAATCCGGCTTCGGTTAAATTACCGCTTATCCGGCTTACGCTTTCCCCGGGAGAAACCGAAAATTGAATATCCTGCCCGCCCTTATCCGCGGCCGAATTTGTCCCGCGCCAATAAAAAACTCCGGCCAAAACAAACAGGATAATAATTAAAACAATTGTGTTTTTTGTAAATTTCATATGTTATAAATACTTCTCCAAGCCCTCCTCTTTCATTTTATTGATTAATTTTGTAATATTTACCACCTCGTCTTTGGGAATAACGATTAAAGCGTCCGGCGTGTTGACAACCACCATTCCGTCAACTCCCAAAACAGCCATTATTTTGTCTTTTTCCAAATTATACAATAAACTGTCGCGGACGTTAAGGGTTGTTACC
It includes:
- a CDS encoding L,D-transpeptidase family protein; translated protein: MRNKIPPTSFIPPVPRFWRTSKGKKINIWLSLFFVFYFLFFSFFPALANSLPDSDNDGVPDRDEIEIYKTDPFNPDTDGDGYSDWEELNAGYSPHNPEPVKLEDNDYDGDGLSDRMELNFGTDLANPDTDGDGYSDGEEIRGGFDPLVGNGAKLEKRIEINTGVQTLSYFLGGVRMGTFSVSTGKASMPTPKGHFTIYNKFPKAWSSYGLWMPYWLGMQYGKFGIHELPVWPSGYKEGEDHLGTPVSHGCIRLGVGPAKFIYDWTPVGTPVYIY
- the mltG gene encoding endolytic transglycosylase MltG; translated protein: MKFTKNTIVLIIILFVLAGVFYWRGTNSAADKGGQDIQFSVSPGESVSRISGNLTEAGLIKSEFYFKAYIWKNGLGAKLQAGDYILNPSLSIKKIVGILTGGQGMSKERTIKIIEGWNIREISQYFEREGMFQSEELLELVGFPKIDYRYNKEMPAPKNYSSQFDFLADKPVYYSLEGYLFPDTYRIFKDAALDDIVLKMLDNFGKKLTSEMRDEIARQGKTIYEIVTMASLLEKEVRGEEDMKIVSGIFWDRIKNKQALESCATLAYILGVNKPQYTAEDTKIDSPYNTYRNRGLPPGPISNPGLKAIRAAIYPIYTNYNYFLSRPDTGETVFSKTYEEHIGNKAKYLK
- a CDS encoding NifU family protein; this encodes MVKKQIKNNLEEKIKKALEKVRPSLQADGGDIKFIGWYPETGIVQVQLVGMCAHCPMAQMTLKQGIEAELKKEVPEVKEVINA
- a CDS encoding MBL fold metallo-hydrolase; the protein is MAEAKILIRGYTSAEEVETKGEERTCPTISLIRDNGKTIVVDPGVLRNQDDLREKLREDGLTTDDIDFVFLTHSHLDHYRNTGMFARAKVLEYFGIWDGNKCDDWQEDFSPDIKIIKTPGHNSNSITFLVKTEKGTVAICGDVFWKENYPENDPYASDPVKLAESRKKALEMADFVIPGHGSIFKVKK
- a CDS encoding iron-sulfur cluster assembly scaffold protein, with product MSYSKKVLKHFKNPHNQGVIKNADAVGKVGNPTCGDVMKIYIKVKDNKIKDIKFETLGCAAAIAVSSALTDMVKGKTIDQALKITKDKIVKNLGGLPPVKIHCSMLGVEALHEAIKNYKNKIIK
- a CDS encoding Rrf2 family transcriptional regulator, translated to MKFSTRTTYGLRAMIRLAGHKDKKPLPLPNIAKAENISLSYLERLFADLKKGGLVKAGKGSKGGYRLGRPASKITVFDIIKSLEGKMSLFHCLAEDGNIYCNIGCKCGAALVLSKVQESLKKTLKGIKLSDLVA
- a CDS encoding cysteine desulfurase family protein; the encoded protein is MSIYFDHSATTPIDKKALKEMAPYFNEKFGNPSSIHSFGQAAVAGVDKAREQVANFLNCDPGEIIFTSGATESDNLALRGVIKALKLRGIKNPHVITTLIEHDAVLEPCLEMEKEGVEVTFLPVKPNGVVDLEKFRKTVKDNTVLVSVMYVNSEVGSIQPVREIGKIIEKINKDKLNEWKKARTKDRGEKPQPIYFHTDATQALNFLPGDTKYLHVDLLSLSGHKIYGPKGVGALFVKNDVPLKPIQLGGHHERNLRSGTLNVPGIVGLGAAISLLDEKTVKKNNAKIAKLRDKLVDGIRKNIPDVILNTDRENSTPGHAHFSFLGVEGESILIALDLEGIAVSTGSACASGSLKASHVLLAMGIKKEVAHNSIRFSLGKNNTEAEIKTLIKILPPIINKLRGMNPDYLK